Proteins found in one Macrobrachium nipponense isolate FS-2020 chromosome 35, ASM1510439v2, whole genome shotgun sequence genomic segment:
- the LOC135208583 gene encoding protein stoned-B-like isoform X2, giving the protein MDFGGNMKNPFLFDDPAPPADVGDAAANPFLNGGAFDFSATTYTGINPFADQIDDSNAAAAGLFGDPGSYPNDMNPFGVPDVSQHFESAAPQNQADIFGTPSVPMEQDFFGSPTVPEAVPTTVQHTPPTVPTTVHHPPAPPARPQPPAQPPPIVDLMSDGPVAVEDSTAAPGRPPPPRPPPPSKETKDLLQTVIGAMEATTDTLHEKLNTTRTPCPSPGDGAANTPSPTPDIQVTAPEKESDSFSAIFGQTIEISDHEMDESKNVSNTSQQNAVPATSDEFDLFGDTNVQKPKTNQDILSLFNKPQSQTSNFDLLSDDLLSGGAATQGGASNKQSASDLLSEIPDENSKALDLLSGDDSSETKPSEQSTENEVAPSEIPTVTETTVSSESHIEPTPLEESVSPEQVSEQTDSEPTVIEANAQGANEDFNKIPAIETETQDTASVNEEKVEAMEVFGSPEPVPPTMTTEQSDSTDVLSKTEVTSPNESEPLTEPDTLETQNKAETNEVTSSPEAPSSTGGSKTDAVEAFGAPDAFGESNAFGDSSAFGDSSAFGDSNAFGDSNAFGESNAFGESSAFGESNAFGETNAFGETNAFGESNAFGEPDAFTAPSATDTGSALFGDTQGTYPNSSGEALFGTPPAVPPASPAVALFGDVGQSAPPSSPGLFGDSPHAVPPSSPAAGLFGDAPGTGPSGLDIFGSEATPKPAPSGADSTGAALFGTTAPAPNVGMSLFGAGNEATLDIFAESEGNSMVNPFAPPPANVTALPSVGKESIQGKSPAAVKVATDEEFDAFSARFENVTTTDTLDESDPFSASARAASPWGEVSGSGGTSEGFGFGDAAPFDSFLAMNEPPPPPQSTPRRAARQTSADSDDEPIAVVIKPAALDIGGSSPRAVSPVPVLAPPPAVSANAAFTDTAPRFNPFDRGAEVAEATTDATAHPGGELQRTDSQETPPTPLFEEDQSQPLENFPRTDSTGQVWEMHLRQPNKKKITGQRFWKKVYVKLTDNGVLQLFNTKEDKDPFQELPLQACYSVSDIGAQQFDQFGKIFTVKVQYIFYKERPGVRPGQLSKAERLTNKLSKFAQHAIAGDYEHVKEFASDVRKLGMPVEHAPQISQLLKLGTQSYEDLKVFSSLVEEQLFSLTVHRDRALNYKSEEVQLTAVDEIYVEQDLKGIVHRMIARVRVFFLGFLSGMPDVDLGINDMRKQGREVVGRHDIIPVITEEWIRLEAVEFHCCVDKDIFEKSQHIKFKPPDACYIELMRFRVRPPKNRELPLQIKTKITIQGRRIDIFCDILVPGFSGRKLGQVPCEDVMVRFPLPECWIYMFRVEKHFRYGSVKSAHRRQGKVKGIERIKGAVETAESALMEVTSGQAKYEHQHRSIVWRMSRLPKEGQGAYTNHTFSCRMNLTAYDQMPESLDKYCYVEFTMPATTVSHCVMRSVSITSEDPPEKYVRYLARHEYRIEMEFSSGSGPSEYLAATMKTAEQQQKEEAERKQQEQQQQQQGNESSSDDSS; this is encoded by the exons aTGGATTTCGGTGGAAATATGAAGAACCCTTTCCTTTTTGACGACCCAGCTCCCCCAGCTGATGTTGGTGATGCTGCAGCTAACCCATTCCTTAATGGAGGGGCATTTGACTTCTCTGCTACAACCTACACAGGAATTAACCCATTTGCAGACCAAATTGATGATTCAAATGCTGCAGCAGCAGGACTGTTTGGAGACCCAGGTTCATACCCAAATGACATGAATCCTTTTGGTGTGCCAGATGTATCACAACATTTTGAAAGTGCTGCACCTCAAAATCAAGCAGATATATTTGGGACACCTTCAGTACCAATGGAACAAGACTTTTTTGGCAGCCCCACAGTGCCAGAAGCAGTTCCCACAACAGTTCAACATACTCCTCCAACAGTACCAACGACAGTTCACCATCCTCCAGCACCTCCAGCAAGACCACAGCCACCTGCACAACCACCACCCATAGTTGATTTAATGAGTGATGGACCTGTTGCGGTGGAAGATTCCACTGCTGCACCAGGACGACCGCCTCCTCCTAGACCACCTCCACCCTCAAAAGAAACTAAAGATCTCTTACAAACTGTTATCGGTGCCATGGAGGCAACAACAGATACCCTGCATGAGAAACTTAATACCACTCGAACACCATGTCCTTCACCGGGTGATGGAGCAGCAAATACACCTAGCCCTACTCCAGATATTCAGGTAACTGCTCCAGAAAAGGAATCTGACTCTTTTAGTGCCATATTTGGGCAAACTATAGAAATCAGCGATCATGAGATGGATGAGTCAAAAAATGTTTCGAACACATCACAGCAAAATGCTGTACCTGCTACCTCAGATGAATTTGACTTATTTGGAGATACAAATGTTCAGAAACCAAAAACAAATCAAGACATTCTTAGTCTGTTTAACAAGCCACAATCACAGACATCAAATTTTGACTTACTTTCTGATGATTTATTATCTGGAGGAGCCGCTACACAGGGAGGTGCAAGTAATAAACAATCTGCCTCAGACCTTCTGTCTGAAATTCCAGATGAAAATTCAAAAGCCCTTGACCTTTTATCTGGTGATGATAGTAGTGAAACTAAGCCTTCAGAACAATCAACTGAAAACGAAGTTGCTCCAAGTGAAATACCTACTGTAACTGAAACGACAGTATCATCTGAAAGCCATATTGAACCTACTCCTTTAGAGGAATCTGTCTCACCTGAACAAGTAAGTGAGCAGACAGACAGTGAGCCCACTGTTATTGAAGCTAATGCTCAAGGTGCTAATGAAGATTTTAACAAAATACCAGCTATAGAAACCGAAACTCAAGACACTGCTTCAGTAAATGAAGAGAAAGTAGAAGCAATGGAAGTATTTGGTTCTCCTGAACCTGTTCCACCAACAATGACCACTGAGCAATCAGATTCCACAGATGTTTTAAGCAAAACTGAGGTTACATCACCAAATGAATCTGAACCTTTGACTGAACCAGATACTTTGGAAACTCAAAATAAAGCAGAAACAAATGAGGTTACAAGTTCTCCAGAAGCTCCATCATCAACAGGTGGCTCAAAGACTGATGCAGTAGAAGCTTTTGGAGCACCAGATGCCTTTGGTGAGTCAAATGCTTTCGGTGATTCTAGTGCTTTTGGTGATTCTAGTGCTTTTGGCGATTCAAATGCTTTTGGTGATTCAAATGCCTTTGGTGAATCAAATGCTTTTGGTGAATCAAGTGCTTTTGGTGAATCAAATGCTTTTGGTGAAACAAATGCTTTTGGTGAAACAAATGCTTTTGGTGAGTCAAATGCTTTTGGAGAACCAGATGCATTTACAGCACCATCAGCAACTGACACTGGATCTGCATTATTTGGAGATACACAAGGGACATATCCAAACTCTTCTGGTGAGGCTCTTTTTGGCACTCCACCAGCAGTTCCTCCAGCTTCTCCTGCAGTGGCTCTCTTTGGGGATGTTGGACAATCAGCACCTCCTTCCTCGCCGGGATTATTTGGCGACTCTCCCCATGCAGTCCCTCCATCATCACCAGCTGCTGGCCTGTTTGGGGATGCACCAGGAACTGGACCATCTGGACTAGATATCTTTGGCAGTGAGGCCACCCCAAAACCAGCACCTTCAGGGGCTGATTCAACTGGTGCAGCCCTGTTTGGTACTACAGCACCTGCACCAAATGTTGGCATGAGTCTTTTTGGTGCTGGAAATGAGGCCACATTAGATATCTTTGCAGAAAGTGAAGGAAATTCTATGGTTAACCCATTTGCTCCACCACCTGCAAATGTTACTGCATTACCTTCAGTAGGCAAGGAATCCATACAAGGAAAATCTCCAGCAGCAGTTAAAGTAGCAACAGATGAGGAGTTTGATGCCTTTTCTGCCAGATTTGAGAATGTTACTACCACTGACACCTTGGATGAAAGTGATCCATTTTCAGCATCAGCAAGAG CTGCTTCCCCATGGGGAGAAGTAAGTGGGTCAGGAGGAACTTCAGAAGGATTTGGATTTGGTGATGCTGCACCATTCGATTCATTCCTCGCAATGAACgaacctccacctcctcctcagtCCACCCCAAGAAGAGCAGCCAGACAGACTTCTGCCGATTCAGATGATGAGCCAATTGCTGTGGTGATCAA ACCAGCAGCATTGGATATTGGGGGATCATCACCAAGAGCGGTGTCCCCTGTACCAGTGCTGGCTCCTCCACCTGCTGTTAGTGCTAATGCAGCATTCACAGACACAGCTCCAAGATTTAATCCATTTGATCGTGGAGCTGAAGTTGCTGAGGCCACTACCGATGCAACTG CTCACCCGGGTGGAGAGTTGCAGAGGACGGATTCCCAAGAAACTCCACCGACACCCCTCTTTGAGGAAGATCAGTCTCAGCCTCTGGAGAATTTCCCACGCACAGACAGTACTGGTCAGGTATGGGAAATGCACCTTCGACaaccaaacaagaagaaaattacAGGACAGAG ATTTTGGAAGAAGGTCTATGTCAAACTCACAGATAACGGTGTCCTGCAACTCTTCAACACCAAGGAAGACAAAGACCCATTCCAGGAGCTGCCACTCCAGGCTTGCTATTCTGTTTCTGATATAG GTGCTCAGCAATTCGACCAGTTTGGCAAGATCTTTACCGTGAAAGTGCAATACATCTTCTACAAAGAGAGGCCTGGTGTTCGTCCTGGCCAGTTGTCCAAAGCTGAGAGACTCACAAACAAGCTATCCAAGTTTGCGCAGCATGCCATTGCTGGCGACTATGAGCATGTCAAGGAGTTCGCCAGTGATGTCAGAAAGCTTGGCATGCCTGTGGAGCACGCTCCTCAGATTTCCCAGCTTCTCAAGCTTGGAACGCAAAGCTATGAGGATCTCAAG GTATTCTCTTCACTGGTCGAAGAACAACTGTTCAGCCTAACGGTGCACAGGGACCGAGCTCTCAACTACAAATCGGAAGAAGTGCAACTGACGGCGGTTGACGAGATCTACGTTGAGCAGGATTTGAAAGGAATAGTCCACAGAATGATTGCCAGAGTCAGGGTTTTCTTCCTTGGTTTCTTGTCAG GAATGCCCGACGTTGACCTGGGTATCAACGACATGAGAAAGCAAGGTCGAGAAGTAGTGGGTCGGCATGACATCATTCCAGTCATCACGGAAGAGTGGATTCGACTTGAAGCTGTCGAGTTTCACTGTTGTGTCGACAAAGACATATTTGAAAAGTCCCAACACATAAA GTTCAAGCCGCCAGATGCCTGTTACATTGAACTAATGAGATTCCGCGTCAGGCCGCCCAAAAACCGCGAGCTTCCACTTCAGATCAAGACGAAAATCACCATCCAGGGCCGAAGGATCGACATCTTCTGCGACATCCTCGTTCCAGGTTTCTCAGGAAGAAAATTGGGACAG GTCCCTTGTGAAGATGTCATGGTCCGTTTCCCTCTTCCGGAATGCTGGATTTACATGTtcagagtcgaaaaacatttccGCTATGGATCCGTCAAATCTGCACATCGAAG GCAAGGCAAAGTCAAGGGTATCGAGAGAATCAAAGGAGCCGTGGAAACAGCCGAGTCAGCGCTGATGGAGGTCACGTCGGGTCAGGCGAAGTATGAGCACCAGCACAGATCCATCGTCTGGAGGATGTCCCGCCTCCCGAAGGAAGGTCAGGGCGCCTACACCAACCACACCTTCAGCTGTCGAATGAACCTGACGGCCTACGACCAAATGCCGGAGTCTCTGGACAAATACTGCTACGTGGAGTTCACGATGCCTGCCACGACCGTCAGCCATTGCGTCATGCGGTCCGTCTCGATAACGAGCGAAGATCCGCCCGAGAAATACGTCCGATACCTGGCGCGCCACGAATACCGAATCGAGATGGAATTCTCGTCGGGCAGCGGCCCCTCGGAGTACCTAGCGGCCACCATGAAGACGGCGGAGCAGCAGCAAAAGGAAGAGGCAGAACGCAAGCAGCaggagcaacagcagcagcagcagggtaACGAGTCCAGCAGCGATGATTCGTCGTAA
- the LOC135208583 gene encoding protein stoned-B-like isoform X1: protein MDFGGNMKNPFLFDDPAPPADVGDAAANPFLNGGAFDFSATTYTGINPFADQIDDSNAAAAGLFGDPGSYPNDMNPFGVPDVSQHFESAAPQNQADIFGTPSVPMEQDFFGSPTVPEAVPTTVQHTPPTVPTTVHHPPAPPARPQPPAQPPPIVDLMSDGPVAVEDSTAAPGRPPPPRPPPPSKETKDLLQTVIGAMEATTDTLHEKLNTTRTPCPSPGDGAANTPSPTPDIQVTAPEKESDSFSAIFGQTIEISDHEMDESKNVSNTSQQNAVPATSDEFDLFGDTNVQKPKTNQDILSLFNKPQSQTSNFDLLSDDLLSGGAATQGGASNKQSASDLLSEIPDENSKALDLLSGDDSSETKPSEQSTENEVAPSEIPTVTETTVSSESHIEPTPLEESVSPEQVSEQTDSEPTVIEANAQGANEDFNKIPAIETETQDTASVNEEKVEAMEVFGSPEPVPPTMTTEQSDSTDVLSKTEVTSPNESEPLTEPDTLETQNKAETNEVTSSPEAPSSTGGSKTDAVEAFGAPDAFGESNAFGDSSAFGDSSAFGDSNAFGDSNAFGESNAFGESSAFGESNAFGETNAFGETNAFGESNAFGEPDAFTAPSATDTGSALFGDTQGTYPNSSGEALFGTPPAVPPASPAVALFGDVGQSAPPSSPGLFGDSPHAVPPSSPAAGLFGDAPGTGPSGLDIFGSEATPKPAPSGADSTGAALFGTTAPAPNVGMSLFGAGNEATLDIFAESEGNSMVNPFAPPPANVTALPSVGKESIQGKSPAAVKVATDEEFDAFSARFENVTTTDTLDESDPFSASARAASPWGEVSGSGGTSEGFGFGDAAPFDSFLAMNEPPPPPQSTPRRAARQTSADSDDEPIAVVIKPAALDIGGSSPRAVSPVPVLAPPPAVSANAAFTDTAPRFNPFDRGAEVAEATTDATAHPGGELQRTDSQETPPTPLFEEDQSQPLENFPRTDSTGQVWEMHLRQPNKKKITGQSLTSGFHMKEGRGGLTNRFWKKVYVKLTDNGVLQLFNTKEDKDPFQELPLQACYSVSDIGAQQFDQFGKIFTVKVQYIFYKERPGVRPGQLSKAERLTNKLSKFAQHAIAGDYEHVKEFASDVRKLGMPVEHAPQISQLLKLGTQSYEDLKVFSSLVEEQLFSLTVHRDRALNYKSEEVQLTAVDEIYVEQDLKGIVHRMIARVRVFFLGFLSGMPDVDLGINDMRKQGREVVGRHDIIPVITEEWIRLEAVEFHCCVDKDIFEKSQHIKFKPPDACYIELMRFRVRPPKNRELPLQIKTKITIQGRRIDIFCDILVPGFSGRKLGQVPCEDVMVRFPLPECWIYMFRVEKHFRYGSVKSAHRRQGKVKGIERIKGAVETAESALMEVTSGQAKYEHQHRSIVWRMSRLPKEGQGAYTNHTFSCRMNLTAYDQMPESLDKYCYVEFTMPATTVSHCVMRSVSITSEDPPEKYVRYLARHEYRIEMEFSSGSGPSEYLAATMKTAEQQQKEEAERKQQEQQQQQQGNESSSDDSS, encoded by the exons aTGGATTTCGGTGGAAATATGAAGAACCCTTTCCTTTTTGACGACCCAGCTCCCCCAGCTGATGTTGGTGATGCTGCAGCTAACCCATTCCTTAATGGAGGGGCATTTGACTTCTCTGCTACAACCTACACAGGAATTAACCCATTTGCAGACCAAATTGATGATTCAAATGCTGCAGCAGCAGGACTGTTTGGAGACCCAGGTTCATACCCAAATGACATGAATCCTTTTGGTGTGCCAGATGTATCACAACATTTTGAAAGTGCTGCACCTCAAAATCAAGCAGATATATTTGGGACACCTTCAGTACCAATGGAACAAGACTTTTTTGGCAGCCCCACAGTGCCAGAAGCAGTTCCCACAACAGTTCAACATACTCCTCCAACAGTACCAACGACAGTTCACCATCCTCCAGCACCTCCAGCAAGACCACAGCCACCTGCACAACCACCACCCATAGTTGATTTAATGAGTGATGGACCTGTTGCGGTGGAAGATTCCACTGCTGCACCAGGACGACCGCCTCCTCCTAGACCACCTCCACCCTCAAAAGAAACTAAAGATCTCTTACAAACTGTTATCGGTGCCATGGAGGCAACAACAGATACCCTGCATGAGAAACTTAATACCACTCGAACACCATGTCCTTCACCGGGTGATGGAGCAGCAAATACACCTAGCCCTACTCCAGATATTCAGGTAACTGCTCCAGAAAAGGAATCTGACTCTTTTAGTGCCATATTTGGGCAAACTATAGAAATCAGCGATCATGAGATGGATGAGTCAAAAAATGTTTCGAACACATCACAGCAAAATGCTGTACCTGCTACCTCAGATGAATTTGACTTATTTGGAGATACAAATGTTCAGAAACCAAAAACAAATCAAGACATTCTTAGTCTGTTTAACAAGCCACAATCACAGACATCAAATTTTGACTTACTTTCTGATGATTTATTATCTGGAGGAGCCGCTACACAGGGAGGTGCAAGTAATAAACAATCTGCCTCAGACCTTCTGTCTGAAATTCCAGATGAAAATTCAAAAGCCCTTGACCTTTTATCTGGTGATGATAGTAGTGAAACTAAGCCTTCAGAACAATCAACTGAAAACGAAGTTGCTCCAAGTGAAATACCTACTGTAACTGAAACGACAGTATCATCTGAAAGCCATATTGAACCTACTCCTTTAGAGGAATCTGTCTCACCTGAACAAGTAAGTGAGCAGACAGACAGTGAGCCCACTGTTATTGAAGCTAATGCTCAAGGTGCTAATGAAGATTTTAACAAAATACCAGCTATAGAAACCGAAACTCAAGACACTGCTTCAGTAAATGAAGAGAAAGTAGAAGCAATGGAAGTATTTGGTTCTCCTGAACCTGTTCCACCAACAATGACCACTGAGCAATCAGATTCCACAGATGTTTTAAGCAAAACTGAGGTTACATCACCAAATGAATCTGAACCTTTGACTGAACCAGATACTTTGGAAACTCAAAATAAAGCAGAAACAAATGAGGTTACAAGTTCTCCAGAAGCTCCATCATCAACAGGTGGCTCAAAGACTGATGCAGTAGAAGCTTTTGGAGCACCAGATGCCTTTGGTGAGTCAAATGCTTTCGGTGATTCTAGTGCTTTTGGTGATTCTAGTGCTTTTGGCGATTCAAATGCTTTTGGTGATTCAAATGCCTTTGGTGAATCAAATGCTTTTGGTGAATCAAGTGCTTTTGGTGAATCAAATGCTTTTGGTGAAACAAATGCTTTTGGTGAAACAAATGCTTTTGGTGAGTCAAATGCTTTTGGAGAACCAGATGCATTTACAGCACCATCAGCAACTGACACTGGATCTGCATTATTTGGAGATACACAAGGGACATATCCAAACTCTTCTGGTGAGGCTCTTTTTGGCACTCCACCAGCAGTTCCTCCAGCTTCTCCTGCAGTGGCTCTCTTTGGGGATGTTGGACAATCAGCACCTCCTTCCTCGCCGGGATTATTTGGCGACTCTCCCCATGCAGTCCCTCCATCATCACCAGCTGCTGGCCTGTTTGGGGATGCACCAGGAACTGGACCATCTGGACTAGATATCTTTGGCAGTGAGGCCACCCCAAAACCAGCACCTTCAGGGGCTGATTCAACTGGTGCAGCCCTGTTTGGTACTACAGCACCTGCACCAAATGTTGGCATGAGTCTTTTTGGTGCTGGAAATGAGGCCACATTAGATATCTTTGCAGAAAGTGAAGGAAATTCTATGGTTAACCCATTTGCTCCACCACCTGCAAATGTTACTGCATTACCTTCAGTAGGCAAGGAATCCATACAAGGAAAATCTCCAGCAGCAGTTAAAGTAGCAACAGATGAGGAGTTTGATGCCTTTTCTGCCAGATTTGAGAATGTTACTACCACTGACACCTTGGATGAAAGTGATCCATTTTCAGCATCAGCAAGAG CTGCTTCCCCATGGGGAGAAGTAAGTGGGTCAGGAGGAACTTCAGAAGGATTTGGATTTGGTGATGCTGCACCATTCGATTCATTCCTCGCAATGAACgaacctccacctcctcctcagtCCACCCCAAGAAGAGCAGCCAGACAGACTTCTGCCGATTCAGATGATGAGCCAATTGCTGTGGTGATCAA ACCAGCAGCATTGGATATTGGGGGATCATCACCAAGAGCGGTGTCCCCTGTACCAGTGCTGGCTCCTCCACCTGCTGTTAGTGCTAATGCAGCATTCACAGACACAGCTCCAAGATTTAATCCATTTGATCGTGGAGCTGAAGTTGCTGAGGCCACTACCGATGCAACTG CTCACCCGGGTGGAGAGTTGCAGAGGACGGATTCCCAAGAAACTCCACCGACACCCCTCTTTGAGGAAGATCAGTCTCAGCCTCTGGAGAATTTCCCACGCACAGACAGTACTGGTCAGGTATGGGAAATGCACCTTCGACaaccaaacaagaagaaaattacAGGACAGAG CTTGACTTCTGGCTTCCACATGAAGGAAGGCAGAGGAGGTTTGACGAACAG ATTTTGGAAGAAGGTCTATGTCAAACTCACAGATAACGGTGTCCTGCAACTCTTCAACACCAAGGAAGACAAAGACCCATTCCAGGAGCTGCCACTCCAGGCTTGCTATTCTGTTTCTGATATAG GTGCTCAGCAATTCGACCAGTTTGGCAAGATCTTTACCGTGAAAGTGCAATACATCTTCTACAAAGAGAGGCCTGGTGTTCGTCCTGGCCAGTTGTCCAAAGCTGAGAGACTCACAAACAAGCTATCCAAGTTTGCGCAGCATGCCATTGCTGGCGACTATGAGCATGTCAAGGAGTTCGCCAGTGATGTCAGAAAGCTTGGCATGCCTGTGGAGCACGCTCCTCAGATTTCCCAGCTTCTCAAGCTTGGAACGCAAAGCTATGAGGATCTCAAG GTATTCTCTTCACTGGTCGAAGAACAACTGTTCAGCCTAACGGTGCACAGGGACCGAGCTCTCAACTACAAATCGGAAGAAGTGCAACTGACGGCGGTTGACGAGATCTACGTTGAGCAGGATTTGAAAGGAATAGTCCACAGAATGATTGCCAGAGTCAGGGTTTTCTTCCTTGGTTTCTTGTCAG GAATGCCCGACGTTGACCTGGGTATCAACGACATGAGAAAGCAAGGTCGAGAAGTAGTGGGTCGGCATGACATCATTCCAGTCATCACGGAAGAGTGGATTCGACTTGAAGCTGTCGAGTTTCACTGTTGTGTCGACAAAGACATATTTGAAAAGTCCCAACACATAAA GTTCAAGCCGCCAGATGCCTGTTACATTGAACTAATGAGATTCCGCGTCAGGCCGCCCAAAAACCGCGAGCTTCCACTTCAGATCAAGACGAAAATCACCATCCAGGGCCGAAGGATCGACATCTTCTGCGACATCCTCGTTCCAGGTTTCTCAGGAAGAAAATTGGGACAG GTCCCTTGTGAAGATGTCATGGTCCGTTTCCCTCTTCCGGAATGCTGGATTTACATGTtcagagtcgaaaaacatttccGCTATGGATCCGTCAAATCTGCACATCGAAG GCAAGGCAAAGTCAAGGGTATCGAGAGAATCAAAGGAGCCGTGGAAACAGCCGAGTCAGCGCTGATGGAGGTCACGTCGGGTCAGGCGAAGTATGAGCACCAGCACAGATCCATCGTCTGGAGGATGTCCCGCCTCCCGAAGGAAGGTCAGGGCGCCTACACCAACCACACCTTCAGCTGTCGAATGAACCTGACGGCCTACGACCAAATGCCGGAGTCTCTGGACAAATACTGCTACGTGGAGTTCACGATGCCTGCCACGACCGTCAGCCATTGCGTCATGCGGTCCGTCTCGATAACGAGCGAAGATCCGCCCGAGAAATACGTCCGATACCTGGCGCGCCACGAATACCGAATCGAGATGGAATTCTCGTCGGGCAGCGGCCCCTCGGAGTACCTAGCGGCCACCATGAAGACGGCGGAGCAGCAGCAAAAGGAAGAGGCAGAACGCAAGCAGCaggagcaacagcagcagcagcagggtaACGAGTCCAGCAGCGATGATTCGTCGTAA